In a single window of the Phycisphaerae bacterium genome:
- a CDS encoding Flp family type IVb pilin, with protein sequence MKALKERVKSFIVSEDGPTATEYAVMLALIIIVALAAITLLGSKVNSIFTNVEGQLPTGS encoded by the coding sequence ATGAAGGCACTGAAAGAGCGCGTGAAGAGTTTCATTGTGAGCGAAGATGGTCCGACCGCGACCGAGTACGCTGTGATGCTGGCCCTGATCATCATCGTCGCCCTGGCCGCGATCACGCTGCTGGGCTCGAAGGTCAACTCGATCTTCACGAACGTCGAGGGTCAGCTGCCCACGGGCTCGTAG
- a CDS encoding prepilin peptidase translates to MGVESYWQVTAVMLTPLVLWASWIDYKERRVPNWLNALIAVIGFGVQAYWFGLAGLQAGLLGGLAGLALLIVPWIAYMMGAGDVKLLAAAGVWMGASMIFWAFVIGAIIGAAASLAMIAAARRWCVAGENFQMAAIKLSSPKLFFSDLGSVKSMGTRAQLIPYGVPLTAGMLVVMGLKVCGIW, encoded by the coding sequence ATGGGAGTTGAAAGCTACTGGCAGGTGACGGCCGTGATGCTTACGCCGCTGGTGCTGTGGGCGTCCTGGATCGATTACAAGGAACGACGGGTTCCGAACTGGCTCAATGCGCTGATCGCGGTGATCGGGTTCGGCGTGCAGGCGTACTGGTTCGGGCTGGCGGGCCTTCAGGCGGGTTTGCTGGGCGGACTGGCGGGCCTGGCCCTGCTGATCGTGCCGTGGATCGCCTACATGATGGGCGCGGGCGACGTGAAACTTCTGGCCGCCGCCGGCGTCTGGATGGGCGCGTCGATGATTTTCTGGGCGTTCGTGATCGGGGCGATTATCGGAGCGGCGGCGTCGCTGGCGATGATCGCGGCGGCCCGGCGCTGGTGCGTGGCGGGCGAGAACTTCCAGATGGCGGCGATCAAGCTGAGCAGCCCGAAGCTGTTCTTCAGCGACCTGGGATCGGTCAAGTCGATGGGGACCCGGGCGCAGTTGATCCCCTACGGCGTGCCGCTGACGGCGGGCATGCTGGTGGTGATGGGCCTGAAAGTCTGTGGTATCTGGTGA
- a CDS encoding pilus assembly protein has translation MVEMAVVLPVLLTILFGIIEFGWTFMVYQNITNAAREGCRVAVLEGSTDGDITGRVGNYMQMVGISNYQLTVTHATQADPTETVVVQVPYSEVSLLGGYFGPTNFNIAGRASMRKEGAE, from the coding sequence GTGGTCGAAATGGCCGTGGTCCTTCCCGTGCTTCTGACCATTTTGTTCGGCATCATCGAGTTCGGCTGGACATTCATGGTCTATCAGAACATCACCAACGCGGCCCGCGAGGGCTGTCGGGTGGCGGTGCTGGAGGGTTCGACGGACGGCGACATCACCGGCCGGGTCGGCAACTACATGCAGATGGTGGGCATCAGCAACTACCAGTTGACGGTGACCCATGCGACGCAGGCGGACCCGACGGAGACGGTGGTGGTCCAGGTGCCCTATTCGGAGGTCTCGCTGCTGGGCGGGTACTTCGGTCCGACGAATTTCAACATCGCGGGCAGGGCGTCGATGCGTAAAGAGGGCGCTGAATAG
- the cpaB gene encoding Flp pilus assembly protein CpaB, translating to MRKQALIPMVIGLLVGLGALKLGYDYLAKAKGGRPATGPVTKIVVASRPIPVGTKLTETDLVLVDMPDGLVPDQAVKDVKELVGQTIRVSLAAKLPVLQPMVGPGSGIRGVIPEGYRAVTVKVDEFTGVAGLINPGDRVDVVGTFSIRTSTGNETISKTVLQNVEVRAVGQNITTDNMDDASKMKLDRSVTLLVKPDQVEKLQLAASNGKIRLALRAPLDDQSNETKGITLARLLSGSPDTAGQTLQPNLLNSFLSAMNKRTGSAVDQEQTLAQAGARIEPYQVELIVGSKVDQIFFASRSSDQRVNPSAIEDEPVRTGKAAPSAAPVGNGFAPAAAVGAPETEEMVIDTE from the coding sequence ATGCGCAAGCAAGCACTGATACCGATGGTTATCGGGCTGTTGGTCGGTTTGGGAGCGCTGAAGCTGGGCTACGACTATCTGGCCAAGGCCAAGGGCGGCCGCCCGGCCACCGGGCCGGTCACCAAGATCGTGGTGGCTTCGCGCCCGATTCCGGTCGGCACGAAACTCACGGAAACCGACCTGGTCCTGGTGGACATGCCGGACGGCCTGGTGCCCGACCAGGCGGTCAAGGACGTCAAGGAACTGGTCGGCCAGACGATCCGGGTGTCGCTGGCGGCGAAGCTTCCGGTTCTCCAGCCGATGGTCGGACCCGGGAGCGGAATTCGCGGTGTGATTCCCGAAGGCTATCGCGCGGTCACGGTGAAGGTCGATGAGTTCACCGGCGTGGCCGGCCTGATCAACCCGGGCGACCGGGTGGACGTGGTCGGGACCTTCTCGATCCGGACCTCCACCGGTAATGAGACGATTTCCAAGACCGTCCTTCAGAACGTCGAGGTGCGGGCGGTCGGCCAGAACATCACCACCGACAACATGGACGACGCGAGCAAGATGAAGCTCGATCGGTCCGTGACGCTGCTGGTCAAGCCGGACCAGGTGGAAAAGCTCCAACTGGCCGCCAGCAACGGCAAGATCCGCCTGGCCCTGCGGGCTCCGCTGGACGACCAGTCAAACGAGACCAAGGGAATCACCCTGGCCCGCCTGCTCTCCGGTTCGCCCGACACCGCCGGCCAGACGCTTCAGCCGAACCTGTTGAACAGCTTCCTCTCGGCGATGAACAAGCGCACCGGTTCGGCCGTCGACCAGGAGCAGACACTCGCCCAGGCCGGGGCCCGGATCGAGCCCTACCAGGTCGAGTTGATCGTCGGTTCGAAGGTGGACCAGATCTTCTTCGCCTCGCGCAGCTCGGACCAGCGGGTGAACCCGTCGGCGATCGAGGATGAGCCGGTCCGGACGGGCAAGGCGGCTCCGAGCGCCGCACCCGTCGGCAACGGCTTTGCCCCCGCCGCCGCGGTCGGCGCTCCGGAGACGGAGGAGATGGTGATCGACACCGAATAG
- a CDS encoding type II and III secretion system protein family protein, with amino-acid sequence MSRGALAAVAATAALVVGTTGWSQTTTQTARTIKLPPQTTTQITLTLNESVGLEFPTPIKRAAIANDQIASVSVVSPKLVLVTGQSLGFTQLVLWDETDEQHVYDIRVNIDVKRLAQTLADAAPRADIEVSSILDTVILKGTVPDAPTGKRLVELAKAFSSNINNQLTVAGVQQVMLRATVAEISREAIRELGFNATFFGADAFAGSNLNLINPTSIGLQEQTLVPIGPPNRFQIMGGELAVNPTTTLYFGLPRTQLEGFIRAVEENNLLRVLAEPNLVAISGHEAEFLAGGEYPVPVPTEDGLAIMFREYGVMLRFTPVVQDGQIIRVAVVSEVSEPDFTNAVQIAGLTIPGLTKRRTQTMVEVGSGQTFAIAGLLSESVRGIATRVPGVGSLPVIGALFRSVNYQRAESELVVMITPELVSPLNKGQVDYVAGMEAAPPNDWQLYGLGLIEDDSYTPTTTRPAQAPNVPPAPLCGPWGPQISTSNAEPQ; translated from the coding sequence ATGAGCCGCGGGGCACTGGCGGCGGTGGCGGCGACGGCGGCGCTGGTGGTGGGCACGACCGGATGGTCGCAGACCACGACCCAAACCGCCCGCACGATCAAATTGCCGCCGCAGACGACGACGCAGATCACGCTGACTCTCAACGAGAGCGTGGGACTGGAGTTCCCGACCCCGATCAAGCGAGCGGCCATCGCCAACGACCAGATCGCGTCGGTATCGGTGGTCTCCCCCAAGCTGGTCCTGGTGACCGGCCAGAGCCTCGGGTTCACCCAGTTGGTGTTGTGGGACGAAACGGACGAGCAACACGTCTACGACATTCGGGTGAACATCGACGTCAAGCGGCTGGCCCAGACGCTGGCCGACGCCGCCCCTCGGGCGGACATCGAGGTTTCATCGATCCTCGACACGGTGATCCTCAAGGGGACGGTCCCCGACGCCCCCACCGGCAAGCGCCTGGTCGAACTGGCCAAGGCCTTCTCGAGCAACATCAACAATCAGCTCACAGTGGCCGGCGTCCAGCAGGTAATGCTGCGGGCGACGGTGGCTGAGATCTCGCGCGAAGCGATCCGGGAGCTGGGCTTCAACGCCACGTTCTTCGGGGCCGACGCTTTCGCCGGGAGCAACCTGAACCTGATCAACCCGACCAGCATCGGGCTTCAGGAACAGACGCTCGTGCCAATCGGCCCACCAAACCGCTTCCAGATCATGGGCGGCGAATTGGCGGTCAACCCGACCACCACGCTGTACTTCGGTCTGCCGCGGACGCAGCTTGAGGGCTTCATCCGCGCGGTCGAGGAGAACAATCTGCTGCGGGTTCTGGCCGAGCCGAACCTGGTGGCGATTTCCGGCCACGAGGCCGAGTTCCTGGCCGGCGGGGAATACCCGGTGCCGGTGCCGACGGAAGACGGACTTGCGATCATGTTCCGCGAGTACGGCGTGATGCTGAGGTTCACCCCGGTCGTGCAGGACGGGCAGATCATCCGCGTGGCCGTGGTCAGCGAGGTTTCGGAACCGGACTTCACCAACGCGGTGCAGATCGCCGGCCTGACCATTCCCGGCCTGACCAAGCGCCGGACCCAGACCATGGTCGAGGTCGGCTCCGGCCAGACCTTCGCCATCGCGGGTCTGCTCAGCGAGAGCGTCCGCGGGATCGCCACCCGGGTTCCTGGCGTCGGCTCGCTGCCGGTGATCGGCGCCCTGTTCCGCTCGGTCAACTATCAGCGGGCGGAGTCGGAGCTGGTGGTCATGATCACGCCCGAACTGGTCTCGCCCCTGAACAAGGGCCAGGTCGACTACGTCGCCGGCATGGAGGCTGCGCCGCCGAACGACTGGCAGTTGTACGGCCTCGGTTTGATCGAGGACGACTCCTACACCCCGACCACGACGCGTCCGGCCCAGGCGCCCAACGTGCCGCCGGCCCCGCTGTGCGGCCCGTGGGGACCGCAGATATCCACGTCGAACGCCGAGCCGCAGTGA
- a CDS encoding MinD/ParA family protein, with translation MARGIRVIVLNCDDSYAAPLRAKLLKNDGVKIVAEVDEPALFPSALEQFPSELAVINLDSDPEGLTTLISELLNKNPDLCTFGISASNDSNLILRAMRSGFREFLLWPIDDKQLHEAIERLAKASTSQGPSGRLVCVLGPTGGCGATTVATNLGCELAQLGRKRAVVVDLDFAFGHVATLLDTSPQFTIADLCQTLDSVDHSMVEKALIRHESGVMVLARPQHVGQAEQISAANTVGVLNALCEMFEYVVCDGPSRHDTTSPAILDLADFTIMLVNLVVPSVRNVNRILGELQRQGYNLDRLQVVVNRHSSDANLLDIDDMEQCLSRKVDFVLPDDARTVANSINMGQPLLTAAPKSKIREAIRQLAERIHTGKDGNGEMKASNGRAAGLLSRMFK, from the coding sequence ATGGCTCGAGGCATTCGAGTAATAGTCCTGAATTGCGACGATAGCTATGCCGCTCCGCTGCGCGCCAAGCTGCTGAAGAACGACGGGGTCAAAATCGTCGCGGAAGTAGACGAACCCGCGCTGTTTCCCTCGGCCCTGGAGCAGTTTCCCTCCGAGCTGGCCGTCATCAACCTCGATTCGGACCCCGAAGGCCTGACCACCCTCATTTCCGAACTGCTGAACAAGAATCCGGACCTCTGCACGTTCGGGATCAGCGCGTCGAACGATTCGAACCTGATCCTGCGGGCGATGCGCTCCGGCTTCCGCGAGTTTCTCCTCTGGCCGATCGACGACAAACAGCTTCACGAGGCGATCGAGCGGCTGGCCAAGGCGAGCACCAGCCAGGGCCCCAGCGGACGGCTGGTCTGCGTTCTCGGACCCACCGGCGGATGCGGGGCCACCACGGTCGCCACCAACCTCGGCTGCGAGCTGGCCCAGTTGGGCCGCAAGCGGGCGGTGGTGGTGGACCTGGATTTCGCCTTCGGCCACGTCGCCACGCTGCTGGACACTTCGCCCCAGTTCACCATCGCCGACCTGTGCCAGACCCTGGACTCGGTGGACCACTCGATGGTCGAGAAGGCCCTGATCCGCCACGAGAGCGGCGTGATGGTCCTGGCCCGCCCGCAGCACGTCGGGCAGGCCGAGCAGATCTCCGCCGCCAACACCGTCGGCGTCCTGAACGCCCTGTGCGAAATGTTCGAATACGTGGTCTGCGACGGGCCCTCCCGCCACGACACCACCAGCCCGGCGATCCTCGACCTGGCCGACTTCACCATCATGCTGGTCAACCTGGTCGTCCCGTCGGTCCGCAACGTCAACCGCATCCTGGGCGAACTGCAGCGTCAGGGATACAACCTCGACCGCCTGCAGGTGGTGGTCAACCGCCACAGCAGCGACGCCAACCTGCTCGATATCGACGACATGGAGCAGTGCCTCTCCCGCAAGGTCGATTTCGTGCTGCCCGACGACGCCAGGACGGTCGCCAATTCGATCAACATGGGCCAGCCTCTGCTGACCGCCGCTCCCAAGAGCAAGATCCGCGAGGCCATCCGCCAGCTTGCCGAGCGAATCCACACCGGCAAGGACGGCAACGGCGAGATGAAGGCATCGAACGGCCGGGCCGCCGGACTGTTGTCCCGAATGTTCAAGTAG
- a CDS encoding CpaF family protein: MLFNRQKQSKSDAPSGGTSTAVREPNPDTLKNKVLSERSQQLQDLKGRLHRKLVDRLDLTRMETEDKDTAREQVKQVVAELADEEQAILNFNDRQRLISEVIDEVFGLGPLEVLLKDPTITDILVNGAKQVYVERGGRLEPTDVQFKDDAHLLHIIDKIVSAVGRRCDEVSPMVDARLPDGSRVNAVIPPLAIDGPSVSIRRFGADPVRMDDLLQFKSITQEMVDFLCACVKARLNVLIVGGTGSGKTTLLNNLSSFIPSNERIVTIEDAAELILQQPHVVRLESRPPNIEGKGQVAIRDLLINSLRMRPDRIIVGEVRGAEALDMLQAMNTGHDGSMTTVHANTPRDAIGRIETMVSMAGYDLPVKAIRQQFASAVNILVQGARLTGGPRRVLYISEVTGMEGETITMQDLFVYKQEGVDGSGRAYGSFCATGIRPTFLEKLRAYGADVDVEIFEPRVMMKDYEE; the protein is encoded by the coding sequence ATGCTGTTTAACCGACAGAAGCAATCCAAGAGCGACGCCCCCAGCGGAGGGACCTCGACCGCCGTGCGCGAACCGAACCCGGACACCCTCAAGAACAAGGTTCTGAGCGAGCGTTCGCAGCAGCTCCAGGACCTCAAGGGCCGTCTCCACCGCAAGCTGGTCGACCGCCTCGACCTGACGCGGATGGAAACCGAGGACAAGGACACGGCCCGCGAGCAGGTCAAGCAGGTGGTGGCCGAGCTGGCCGACGAAGAGCAGGCGATCCTCAATTTCAACGACCGCCAGCGCCTCATCAGCGAGGTCATCGACGAGGTCTTCGGCCTCGGGCCACTCGAGGTCCTGCTGAAGGACCCAACCATTACGGATATCCTCGTCAACGGGGCCAAGCAGGTGTACGTGGAGCGTGGCGGACGCCTCGAACCGACCGACGTCCAGTTCAAGGACGACGCTCATCTGCTGCACATCATCGACAAGATCGTCTCGGCGGTCGGACGCCGGTGCGACGAGGTCTCGCCCATGGTGGACGCCCGTCTGCCCGACGGCTCCCGCGTCAACGCGGTCATCCCGCCGCTGGCCATCGACGGACCGAGCGTCTCGATCCGGCGATTCGGAGCCGACCCGGTCCGCATGGACGACCTGCTCCAGTTCAAATCGATCACCCAGGAGATGGTGGATTTCCTCTGCGCGTGCGTCAAGGCGCGGCTGAACGTCCTGATCGTCGGCGGAACCGGCTCCGGCAAGACCACCCTGCTGAACAACCTCTCGAGCTTCATCCCGTCCAACGAACGGATCGTGACGATCGAGGACGCCGCGGAACTGATCCTCCAGCAGCCGCACGTGGTGCGGCTGGAGTCCCGCCCGCCGAACATCGAGGGCAAGGGCCAGGTCGCCATCCGCGACCTGCTGATCAACTCCCTGCGTATGCGGCCCGACCGGATCATCGTCGGCGAGGTCCGCGGGGCCGAGGCCCTCGACATGCTCCAGGCCATGAACACCGGCCACGACGGATCGATGACCACCGTCCACGCCAACACCCCGCGCGACGCCATCGGGCGTATCGAGACCATGGTCTCGATGGCCGGCTACGACCTGCCGGTCAAGGCCATCCGCCAGCAGTTCGCCTCCGCGGTCAATATTCTGGTCCAGGGGGCGCGCCTCACCGGCGGACCGCGGCGCGTGCTGTACATCAGCGAGGTCACCGGCATGGAAGGCGAGACCATCACCATGCAGGACTTGTTCGTGTACAAGCAGGAAGGCGTCGATGGATCGGGCCGGGCCTACGGCTCATTCTGCGCGACCGGCATCCGCCCCACGTTCCTCGAAAAACTCCGTGCCTACGGCGCCGATGTCGATGTGGAAATATTCGAACCGCGAGTCATGATGAAAGACTACGAAGAATAG
- a CDS encoding type II secretion system F family protein — MDGFATITSYIQTAMLMLLPIAGMMLVFYSAYQIWNDFHGGDRKKVVERMRDEQARKRVKSVEMSILRNRSGGKKLYETILEQISLTQRIQTWISQADLPFSGARMILNLILAAAVVFTGGLLFHFSLWLVASLAAAILVLPVFVIKFLAKRRMNKLVLQLPDVFDMLCQSLRAGHALASGIQLVGKQLPDPVGSEFTRIFQEQNLGIKLEEALRNFAARTDQMDVKFFVTAVLIQRQTGGDLAEVLQKIGSVIRERITIMGQVKALTAEGRMSGWVLSALPFFVFLLAWGMNPTYAGVLLYEKEGQILLGGAIFMQAVGMLMIKKIVNIKI; from the coding sequence GTGGACGGTTTCGCCACGATTACCTCTTACATCCAGACGGCCATGCTCATGCTCCTTCCCATCGCGGGCATGATGCTGGTCTTCTACTCCGCCTACCAGATATGGAACGACTTCCATGGCGGCGACCGCAAGAAGGTCGTCGAACGCATGCGCGACGAGCAGGCCCGCAAACGGGTCAAGTCCGTCGAGATGTCGATCCTTCGCAACCGATCCGGCGGCAAAAAGCTCTACGAGACGATCCTGGAGCAGATCAGCCTGACCCAGCGGATCCAGACCTGGATCAGCCAGGCGGACCTGCCGTTCTCGGGGGCCAGGATGATCCTGAATCTCATCCTGGCCGCCGCCGTCGTCTTCACCGGCGGGCTGCTGTTCCATTTCAGCCTGTGGCTCGTGGCGTCGCTGGCCGCCGCCATCCTCGTGTTGCCGGTGTTCGTGATCAAGTTCCTGGCCAAACGCCGGATGAACAAACTTGTGCTCCAGCTTCCCGACGTGTTCGACATGCTCTGCCAGTCGCTTCGGGCCGGGCACGCCCTGGCCTCGGGCATCCAACTGGTGGGCAAGCAGCTTCCCGATCCGGTCGGATCCGAGTTCACGCGGATCTTCCAGGAACAGAACCTGGGCATCAAGCTGGAGGAGGCCTTGCGCAACTTCGCAGCCCGGACCGACCAGATGGACGTGAAGTTCTTCGTGACCGCGGTGCTGATCCAGCGCCAGACCGGCGGCGACCTCGCCGAGGTCCTCCAGAAAATCGGGTCCGTCATCCGCGAACGAATCACGATCATGGGCCAGGTCAAGGCTCTGACCGCGGAAGGCCGGATGTCCGGCTGGGTCCTCAGCGCCCTGCCCTTCTTCGTGTTCCTCCTGGCCTGGGGCATGAACCCAACTTACGCCGGAGTGCTGCTCTATGAAAAGGAGGGACAGATTCTCCTGGGCGGGGCCATCTTCATGCAGGCGGTCGGCATGTTGATGATCAAGAAGATCGTGAACATCAAGATATGA
- a CDS encoding type II secretion system F family protein: MSPILGIAVLMVVSMGLIGYSVLAGRHERRDALKRRLDDRKPTDGPGKSRADEGSAAEWFRRKAAPVLAKPMKPKSASQQNNLKIRLANAGIRTETAPVIFLASKSIAAVLMTCLALFVTIGGDHPPMKIFGMTIFATGLGFFMPEGWLYLARKARAEKVTHGMPDCLDLMVVCVEAGLGLDAAMQRVSSEMGAVHPELSEEFVLSNMEVQMGIARSEALENLALRTGVAELKSLAAILVQAEKFGTSIASALRVHAETLRTKRRQQAEERAAKTAVKLIIPLILFIFPAIFVVLAGPAVLKLWQTLSSTLLTGGG, encoded by the coding sequence ATGTCGCCTATCCTCGGAATCGCCGTACTCATGGTCGTCTCGATGGGCCTCATCGGCTATTCGGTTCTGGCCGGTCGCCACGAGCGCCGCGACGCCCTGAAGCGGCGGCTGGACGACCGGAAACCCACAGACGGACCCGGCAAATCCAGGGCGGATGAGGGATCGGCCGCCGAGTGGTTCAGAAGGAAAGCCGCTCCGGTCCTGGCCAAACCGATGAAGCCCAAGTCCGCCTCGCAACAGAACAACCTGAAAATCCGCTTGGCCAACGCCGGCATTCGCACCGAAACCGCCCCGGTGATCTTCCTGGCCAGCAAGTCCATCGCGGCCGTTCTGATGACCTGCCTGGCCCTCTTCGTGACCATCGGAGGCGACCACCCGCCGATGAAGATCTTCGGCATGACCATCTTCGCCACCGGGCTGGGGTTCTTCATGCCCGAGGGTTGGCTGTACCTGGCCCGAAAGGCCCGGGCCGAGAAAGTCACCCACGGAATGCCCGACTGCCTCGACCTGATGGTGGTCTGTGTGGAAGCGGGCCTCGGCCTCGACGCGGCCATGCAGCGGGTCAGTTCGGAAATGGGAGCGGTCCACCCCGAACTCTCCGAGGAGTTCGTGCTCTCCAACATGGAGGTGCAGATGGGCATCGCCCGCTCCGAGGCCCTCGAAAACCTGGCCCTGCGGACCGGCGTCGCCGAACTGAAGTCCCTCGCCGCGATCCTCGTCCAGGCCGAAAAGTTCGGCACCAGTATCGCCAGCGCCCTGCGGGTCCACGCCGAAACGCTGCGGACCAAACGCCGTCAGCAGGCGGAAGAGCGGGCGGCCAAGACAGCGGTCAAGCTCATCATCCCGCTGATCCTCTTCATCTTCCCCGCCATTTTCGTCGTGCTGGCGGGACCGGCCGTCCTGAAGCTCTGGCAGACCCTCAGCAGCACCCTTCTCACGGGAGGCGGCTAG
- a CDS encoding tetratricopeptide repeat protein — MIRAIVWMICVYLALLLFGCQQKNNAMQFQQNQAELEAVPPLQSGPDIKISAGAYCAAARLLESQGSLKEAAARYRRAIEIDPAYGPAYNGYALLCMRLTEYPEAERTFKKALAMAPNDASLHNNLAYLYIVQKQYQNAEAELKNALAADPEFNLAKMNLAVVLGRLKRFAEARQYLEQVCRPYEAVYNLGVLHQFAGEVDQARKYYEQALLENPRFTPARVALDNLASAN, encoded by the coding sequence ATGATCAGGGCGATTGTCTGGATGATCTGCGTCTACCTGGCCCTGCTGCTGTTTGGATGTCAGCAGAAGAATAACGCCATGCAGTTCCAGCAGAACCAGGCGGAGCTCGAGGCCGTGCCGCCTCTGCAGTCAGGCCCGGACATCAAGATCAGCGCCGGCGCGTATTGCGCCGCAGCCAGGCTTCTGGAAAGCCAGGGCAGTCTCAAGGAAGCGGCAGCCCGATACCGGCGGGCGATCGAAATCGACCCGGCGTACGGGCCCGCCTACAACGGCTACGCCCTGTTGTGCATGAGGCTCACGGAGTACCCCGAAGCGGAGCGGACGTTCAAGAAGGCCCTCGCCATGGCCCCCAACGACGCGTCGCTCCACAACAATCTGGCCTACTTGTACATTGTGCAGAAGCAGTACCAGAACGCCGAGGCCGAGTTGAAGAACGCCCTGGCCGCTGACCCCGAGTTCAACCTGGCCAAGATGAACCTGGCGGTGGTGCTCGGCCGGCTCAAGCGTTTCGCCGAGGCCCGCCAGTACCTCGAACAGGTGTGCCGGCCCTACGAGGCCGTCTACAACCTCGGCGTGCTGCACCAGTTCGCCGGCGAGGTGGACCAGGCCCGAAAGTACTACGAGCAGGCCCTGCTCGAGAACCCCCGCTTCACTCCGGCCCGCGTGGCCCTGGACAATCTGGCCTCCGCCAACTGA